One window of the Eucalyptus grandis isolate ANBG69807.140 chromosome 6, ASM1654582v1, whole genome shotgun sequence genome contains the following:
- the LOC120294242 gene encoding putative receptor like protein 25, with product MSPCAWNGIFCNQVGNVITIDLTGANVEGTFNEFPFSSLPHLMRMELSENNLSGYIPPQIGLLSNLTDLDLSKNWFSGKIPSEIDFPKVAHLFPKLHILDLSNNGFTGPLPVNLIEKLQGMMNGQNGQGLKGELYMRQPVARGFYEDSVNVTMKGNKVLLVKILTIFIAIDLSLNSFHGDIPSIIGNLYYLKGLNLSHNHLTGSIPSTLGNLTHLEWLDLSSNKFSGRVPRELGDLSFLGCLNLSKNQLTGRIPQDKQLSTFMSNSFWGNVGLCGTPLQKWCPDDAPPPRLFFQDDSTREHGSGFDGKAVGIGYASGIVIGISIAHILWETGRPKWLMGKVRSTERRAKLMKKSKRKAIKFHGDR from the exons ATGAGTCCGTGTGCATGGAATGGCAtcttttgcaatcaagtggGGAATGTGATCACAATAGATCTCACTGGGGCCAATGTCGAAGGTACGTTCAACGAATTCCCATTCTCGTCTTTGCCTCATCTCATGCGTATGGAGCTGAGTGAAAATAATCTCTCCGGCTACATTCCGCCTCAAATCGGTCTCTTGAGCAATCTCACCGATCTCGACCTCTCTAAGAATTGGTTCTCGGGGAAAATACCATCGGAGATCG ATTTTCCAAAGGTAGCTCATCTCTTTCCTAAGTTGCACATTTTGGACCTCTCGAACAACGGCTTCACTGGTCCTTTACCAGTCAATTTGATAGAGAAACTTCAAGGGATGATGAATGGACAAAATGGGCAAGGGCTGAAAGGCGAATTGTACATGAGGCAACCAGTTGCAAGGGGGTTCTATGAAGATTCCGTGAATGTGACCATGAAAGGAAACAAGGTTCTGCTAGTGAAGATTTTGACCATTTTCATAGCCATTGACTTATCACTCAACTCTTTTCATGGGGACAtcccaagtattattggaaATCTTTATTATCTCAAAGGGCTCAACCTTTCCCACAACCACCTTACGGGTTCTATTCCATCAACCCTTGGAAATTTGACTCACCTTGAATGGCTAGATTTATCTTCAAACAAGTTTAGTGGGAGGGTTCCTAGAGAACTCGGAGATTTGTCATTCCTAGGGTGTTTGAACCTCTCAAAGAACCAACTCACAGGCCGCATACCTCAAGACAAACAACTGAGCACATTCATGAGCAACTCATTTTGGGGAAACGTAGGCTTATGTGGAACTCCATTACAAAAATGGTGCCCTGATGATGCTCCACCACCACGGTTGTTCTTCCAAGATGATAGTACAAGAGAACATGGTAGTGGGTTTGATGGAAAAGCAGTCGGGATAGGCTACGCATCCGGAATCGTGATTGGAATTTCCATAGCACACATTTTATGGGAAACTGGAAGACCTAAATGGCTTATGGGAAAAGTGAGAAGTACGGAGAGAAGAGCCAAATTGATGAAGAAGTCAAAGCGGAAGgccatcaaatttcatggagaCCGATGA
- the LOC104430940 gene encoding serine/arginine-rich splicing factor SC35-like, producing VLAFSLFCSRSRTPLEAGPAGAPPKHLCLSRRRRRRRRRGSSIFSLLILNISFRSSLLPPASTPFGSAAINASRGCFARTTADDLFPLFDKYGKVVDLFIPRDWRYVFFLFSVEFLCCRVLMWPRGTGESRGFAFVRYKYADEAQKAVDKLDGRVVDGREIGVQFAKYGPNVERINKGRIAELVSKIRRQSRSRSPRPRYRDEYRDRDCRRNCSRSREQYDHDRYRDR from the exons GTTCTCgcgttctctctcttctgctctCGAAGTCGAACCCCCTTGGAAGCTGGACCAGCTGGAGCCCCACCGAagcatctctgtctctctcgccggagaagaaggagaaggagaagaggtaGCAGCATCTTCTCGCTCCTCATCCTCAACATCTCCTTCCGTAGCTCTCTCCTTCCCCCTGCTTCGACTCCCTTCGGCTCCGCCGCTATCAATGCCTCACGCGGTTGTTTCGCAAGGACCACCGCCGACGACCTCTTCCCTCTCTTCGACAAGTACGGCAAGGTCGTCGACTTGTTCATTCCCAGGGACTGGAGGTACGTGTTTTTCCTCTTCTCCGTTGAATTTCTTTGTTGCCGTGTTCTGATGTGGCCACGCGGGACTGGGGAGTCGAGAGGATTCGCATTCGTGAGGTACAAGTACGCGGATGAGGCGCAGAAGGCGGTGGACAAGCTCGATG GGAGAGTCGTGGACGGGAGAGAGATTGGGGTTCAGTTCGCCAAGTACGGTCCCAATGTGGAGAGAAT CAATAAGGGGAGGATTGCCGAACTGgtttcaaagataagaaggcAGTCAAGAAGTCGTAGTCCTCGTCCAAG GTACAGAGATGAATATAGAGACCGTGATTGCAGGAGAAATTGCAGTAGAAGCAGGGAACAATATGATCACGACAGGTACAGAGACAGGTAA